One region of Trichosurus vulpecula isolate mTriVul1 chromosome 1, mTriVul1.pri, whole genome shotgun sequence genomic DNA includes:
- the LOC118833458 gene encoding transcription factor SOX-17-like has translation MSSPDAGYASDDQNQARCALPMMMAGMGPCPWAESLSPLGEMKVKSESSAGTGSGSSATAAAAGAACRGKGESRIRRPMNAFMVWAKDERKRLAQQNPDLHNAELSKMLGKSWKALSLAEKRPFVEEAERLRVQHMQDHPNYKYRPRRRKQVKRLKRAESGFLHSLPEQPGSGLGPEGRVCVDGLGLPFHEQAYHPGQGVLPPQMGHYRECQSLGPAPQFDSYNLPTPEASPMDGMEPDAAFFTSSLQGDCQPGPYSYPVASEYSVHPDSHPGPVHHRHTQEPLAHSLQGLMGPSNPLHMYYGPMGSPQAGGSVRGFQMQHQPGSSQPSPPPEALSCRDGLDTSQPAELLADVDRTEFEQYLHFVCKPELGLNYQGHESGLSLPDSHGAISSVVSDASSAVYYCNYPDG, from the exons ATGAGCAGTCCGGATGCGGGGTACGCCAGTGACGACCAGAACCAGGCCAGGTGCGCGCTGCCCATGATGATGGCCGGGATGGGCCCCTGCCCTTGGGCAGAGTCTTTGAGCCCCCTGGGGGAGATGAAGGTCAAGAGCGAGTCCAGTGCGGGTACAGGGAGCGGGAGCAGCGCGACTGCTGCAGCTGCGGGGGCTGCATGCCGTGGCAAAGGGGAGTCCCGCATCCGGCGGCCCATGAACGCGTTCATGGTGTGGGCCAAGGATGAGCGCAAGAGGCTGGCACAGCAGAACCCGGACCTGCACAATGCAGAGCTGAGCAAGATGCTGG GGAAGTCCTGGAAGGCGTTATCTCTGGCTGAGAAGAGGCCGTTCGTGGAGGAGGCCGAGAGGCTGCGCGTGCAGCACATGCAGGACCACCCCAATTACAAATACCGGCCTCGGAGGAGGAAGCAGGTGAAGAGGCTGAAACGGGCAGAGAGTGGCTTCCTCCACAGTCTCCCTGAGCAGCCGGGCTCTGGGCTGGGACCAGAGGGCAGAGTGTGTGTGGACGGCCTGGGACTGCCGTTCCATGAGCAGGCCTACCACCCGGGCCAGGGAGTGCTACCTCCTCAGATGGGACACTACCGGGAGTGCCAGAGCCTGGGTCCTGCCCCTCAGTTTGACAGCTACAACCTGCCTACCCCTGAGGCTTCTCCCATGGATGGCATGGAGCCAGATGCAGCTTTCTTCACCTCCTCTCTCCAAGGGGACTGCCAGCCAGGACCCTACAGCTATCCTGTAGCCTCTGAGTACTCTGTGCATCCTGACTCTCATCCGGGTCCTGTGCACCACAGACACACGCAGGAACCCTTGGCCCACTCGTTGCAGGGTCTGATGGGCCCCTCCAACCCTCTACATATGTACTATGGTCCCATGGGCTCCCCCCAGGCTGGGGGCAGTGTCCGTGGTTTCCAGATGCAGCATCAGCCAGGATCTAGTCAGCCCTCTCCTCCTCCAGAGGCCCTGTCCTGCAGGGATGGCCTGGACACCAGCCAACCTGCTGAGCTCCTTGCAGATGTGGACCGCACAGAATTTGAACAATATCTGCATTTTGTGTGCAAACCAGAGTTGGGGCTAAACTACCAGGGACATGAATCTGGCCTCTCTCTACCTGATAGTCACGGGGCCATTTCCTCTGTCGTGTCTGATGCCAGTTCTGCAGTATATTACTGCAACTATCCAGATGGGTGA